The Aestuariibius sp. HNIBRBA575 nucleotide sequence TCATTGTGAAATCTCCAACTTGGACATCATGACACCGCAATCATATTTTGGGTTCGACGACAAAAACCCCGGTTCGCCCGGAAAGATGAATTCAACCGGTGTTTCATCAGTTTCCCAGCTGTCTGCGCCCACGCTGGTGCGGCCAATTCCGGACAGGAACATCCGCCATTGCGGCGAAATGAATTCACGGCCCACCGAATGCCAAAGCTCGTTTCCGGATTGGTCATAGGCACGAATATCGTAGGTGGTTTCAAACAGTTGAATCCCGTCGATTTCCACTGTTTGACCGGTCAAAGTATCGCGCCCAACATACCGTGTTGTGCCGATTTCAGCGCTGTGTGTGCGAAAATCATAGGTATCGATTTCCGTGTCCATCAGTTCGGTCATATTCGCCGGATCAACCGGGCTTTGCTCCAGCTCTTCGACGTGATCTGTGCCGATGTGATAGCTTTCGATCCACTGGGTTTCGGCGTCAATTGCACCGGCGTAAAACAGCCCCTCTTCGCCCATGGACACACGACGCTGCAAACCGGCAGGGTCGTTTTCACAGGTAAAATGGTGGCTGACATAGCACCCTTTGCCCTGCACCGTCAGATAGGCTTCGCAACCGGCGGGCAGATGAAACGTTTGGGCAAATGCAGGGCTGGCCAACAATAGAAACGGCAAAACGCGGATCATAAAAGTCACTCCGAAATCATTGAAAACAGCAAAGACGCTGTCATGGGATCGTATCATCGCTGTTCTCCTTTCTTGGTGTGAATTTTTGTTAACGTTCTGTGTGGGTTATTGCGCCGCAACGCTGGCAGATGCCGACAAGTGGTCCAAAATCGCCTCGGCGCTGTCGCGTCCATCACGGATCGCCCAAACCACCAGGCTGGCACCGCGCACGATATCACCGGCGGCAAACACCCCATCGAGGCTGGTTTGTCCGGTGCCAAAGTCCGCTTTTACGGTGCCCCACCGGGTGACTTCCAACCCATCAACACCCCAAAGCTGCGGCAGATCCTCAGGCTCAAAGCCCAGCGCCTGCACAACCAGATCCGCCTCTTCGACGTAATCGGACCCTTCGATCAATTCCGGCATGCTGCGACCGGACGCATCCGGGGCGCCCAGACGCATTTTCTGAACCATCACGCCATTTACCGCATCCCCAGTGAAGCCTTTGGGGGCACTCAACCAAACGAAATCCACGCCTTCTTCTTCGGCGTTTTGCACTTCGCGTTGGGATCCGGGCATGTTGGCTTTGTCACGACGATAAAGGCATTTCACGCTGTCCGCGCCCTGACGAATGGCTGTGCGCACACAATCCATGGCCGTATCACCGCCGCCAATCACGACGACCTTTTTGCCCGTCGCATTCAATTCGCCGCTGTCATATTCCGGCACATCATCGCCAAAGGATTTGCGGTTGGACGCAGTCAAATAATCAATCGCACGGACAATGCCAGCGGCCCCGGAACCGGGCGCTTGCAAGTCACGTGTTTTATAAACACCCGTCGCGATCAGAACCGCATTATGTTTGGCGCGAATATCATCAAAGGACAGATCAACGCCGACATTGCAGTTCAGCACAAATTCAACGCCGGATTTTTCCAGCTGATCCATGCGCCGCATGACCACGTCTTTTTCCAGCTTAAAGCCGGGGATGCCATAGGTCAGCAAGCCACCGCCACGGTCATAACGGTCATACACCGTGACCTGAACGCCTGCGCGACGCAGGTGATCCGCTGCGGCCAGACCACCGGGGCCTGCGCCAATGATGCCGACGCTTTCGCTACGCTCTTGGGTCGGTGAAACGGGCAGAACCCAACCGTTTTCCCAGGCCGTGTCGGTGATATATTTTTCGACCGATCCGATGGTCACGGTGCCATGGCCGGATTGTTCGATCACACAATTGCCTTCGCACAGACGATCTTGCGGACAAATCCGACCACAGATTTCTGGAAACGTGTTGGTGGCTTGCGACACTTCATACGCTTCTTGTAGGCGGCCCTCGGCGGTCAGGCGCAGCCAATCGGGAATGTTATTGTGCAACGGACAATGGGATTGGCAATACGGCACGCCACATTGGCTGCACCGGCTGGCTTGCTCTTCGGCTTTCGCCGTCGCAAATTCGGCATAAATCTCATTGAAATCTTCCTTGCGCAGAGTCGCTTCGCGTTTCTCTGGCATATCCCGGTCGACCGAAATAAATTTCAACATCTTCTGCTTTGCCACGGCTAAATCCTCCGCAATCTGATTGGACGCTCCGTTTAATCTGGTTTTCACCGGATGAAAAGTCAGCATGACTTACCTATATTTCGAAAATATCACTCCGTGAACCTAAATATTCAAAAAATGCAGAAAATTTAGGTCCGAATTGCGACCTATCTGAACTCTTTCCCCACGACTCCAATGATTTAGGTTGGGGCCAACGAATCAGCAGGTTTTTTATGCCCCTATTTCATCTTTTCCTCGTCGCCCTGATTCAGGGCATCACAGAATTCCTTCCGGTGTCATCCTCGGGGCATCTGATTCTGCTACCTCGGTTTTTAGGAATCCAAGATCAGGGGCAGGTGATCGATGTATCAGTCCATGTGGGCACATTGGTCGCGGTGATTCTGTATTTTTGGCAGGACGTCAAAATCGGGCTCGCGGGCACGCCGCGCATGTTAACCGGTCGCATTGATACACCGGGATCCAAGCTGGCGTTCCTGTTGATGATCGCCACCATCCCCGCCATTGCATTTGGCCTAATCCTGAAGATCACAGGACTAAGCGATGCAATGCGGTCCATCACCGTCATCGGCTGGACCATGCTGATTTTCGGTATCGTCCTGTATATCGCCGACCAAAAAGGCGGGACCAGCAAAAAGGCCGATGATTGGTCACTGCGCGATGCGATCATCATGGGGTTGTGGCAGGCCGTGGCTCTGATCCCCGGCACATCCCGGTCTGGGGCCACGATCACCGCCGCACGTCAATTGGGTTACAATCGCAGTGATGGCGCAAAATTGGCAATGCTGATGTCGATCCCGACCATATTTGCGTCTGGTGTTTTGTTGGGAATCGAAGTGATCGCAACCGCCGATGTCGCCGCTGCGCGGGATGGGGCGATTGCCGCTGTCATGTCATGCTTTGCGGCGCTCGCCGCGCTGAGCCTGATGATGCGGTTGCTAAAATCGGTCAGCTTCACGCCCTATGTGATCTATCGAATCGCATTGGGCGTGGTTTTGCTTGTGATCGCTTATTCGTAAGCTTTCAGATTTTGCGCGGATTCTTTGATCGCGTCATATTGCCCGGATGGACGGAACCGCCACAGGTAATCCGGCAGGATCGCTGACATGTTGCGTGGGGTAATGCCCAGCGCGTCAAATCCCTGCGCGCCCTCAGAAACGATGTTGTCACTGCTCAGCGATTTCAGCTGATCCGACGTGATCGGCGTTTTTACGATGCCTAGCGACAGCGTCTGCCCCCAGCCACCAAACAGCGCCACCAGTTTGGCCACAAATCCGGGCATGCCCAGAACCAAGCGCCGCTTGCGAATAACCGTCAACATGCGCCCCATCAGGCCACGGAACGTGTCCACATCGGGACCGCCCAATTCATAGACACCCGGTGCCGCTGTGCCCAGCGCGCCCATGACAGCCGCCTGTGCCACATCATCCACAAAGACCGGTTGGAATTTGGTGTTAGCCTTGGCAATGGGCAACACCGGCCCCCAACGGGTCATGCCCGCAAAGCGGTTAAAGAATTGATCCTCGGTGCCAAAAATAATCGATGGACGCAGAATGACCGCGTTTGGCATGTGACGCAGCACATGCGCTTCGCCCGCAGCTTTGGACCGGGAATATTCCGATGCGCCCTCTTGGGATGCACCAATTGCCGATACATGCACAAAATTTTCAACGCCAGCTTTGGCCGCGAATAATGCAACCCGGTCGGCCCCGTCTGCCTGCACGGCTAAAAACGTGTTCTTGCCCTTTTCCTCAAGGACACCCACACAATTCACAACCGCGGACGCGCCCTGAATGGCGGCTTGGACACTGTCGTCGTCGCGAATGTTGCAAAACACGGGTTCAACCTGACCAACCGCACCATAAGGTTTCACAAACAATGCTTCGTTTGGGTCACGGGTGGCAACGCGCACGCGCCAGCCTTCTTTGGCCATACGGCGGGCGATGTAGCGCCCAACAAAGCCGGAACCGCCGAAAATGGTGACAAGCTTGGTCATAGTTATATCCTTGCAAAGATCTTCTTTGGTTTATCCCCGCCCTGCCCGACAAACAAGGCGCATTTGCGCGCAGTTACAGTGGTATTCCCAACTAGATTGACGGTTTATGAAAAAACCCAAGGATTCGCGTTGACAGGATGCGCAGTGCGGCGTAAACGCCCCTTCACCAACCCGTGCCCAGATGGCGGAATTGGTAGACGCGCTAGCTTCAGGTGCTAGTGTCCGTATGGACGTGGAGGTTCGAGTCCTCTTCTGGGCACCATTAAATCCCAAATTACCCTTGTTTTTCAGAATGCACCCAGCAGAGACCTGATTTCGATCGATCCGTTCCGGTAACAGCATGCGCAAAGTTTGGCAAACGATCCAAACCGGCCAAGATTTTTCCAATTCTGTACCGGGTCAGATTGGCGCAAGGTAGGGTGATCGAAAGCAGACACTCAGGGCAGCAAGAACACTAGTGAGCCTTCAGAGGGAACCAAACTAATCCAATATTTTCTCGAATACCAAGCCTAAATCCGCATCAAAGACCAATGGGAGAAACGGTTAGCTCAGGAGCGGATATTGTAGACAAATGTCTATTTTCTTGATGAAGTTGGAAAGGTAAGTTTAGGTATTGGCCAGCCAATCATTTGCCACGACACGCAGTCGATCCTTGTCAAAAACACCGCTGCAAAAAAACGGAACTGTAGCTCTTTGTGCCTCATCGCACGCAGATGCGGCTAGCAAAGCTGGTTTGATTGGCGCAGCAACAAGCACATAGTGTGAGTTTTGTACACTTGGATCAGCTACATCGTAGCTGAAGTAACCACGCTTCGCCATGTTTTCAAAGGCAGTAATGTATTGCGATCTTTTCTCATCACTAGAAAAAATCGGTAGGTTTTCTTCGA carries:
- a CDS encoding NAD(P)-dependent oxidoreductase, giving the protein MAKQKMLKFISVDRDMPEKREATLRKEDFNEIYAEFATAKAEEQASRCSQCGVPYCQSHCPLHNNIPDWLRLTAEGRLQEAYEVSQATNTFPEICGRICPQDRLCEGNCVIEQSGHGTVTIGSVEKYITDTAWENGWVLPVSPTQERSESVGIIGAGPGGLAAADHLRRAGVQVTVYDRYDRGGGLLTYGIPGFKLEKDVVMRRMDQLEKSGVEFVLNCNVGVDLSFDDIRAKHNAVLIATGVYKTRDLQAPGSGAAGIVRAIDYLTASNRKSFGDDVPEYDSGELNATGKKVVVIGGGDTAMDCVRTAIRQGADSVKCLYRRDKANMPGSQREVQNAEEEGVDFVWLSAPKGFTGDAVNGVMVQKMRLGAPDASGRSMPELIEGSDYVEEADLVVQALGFEPEDLPQLWGVDGLEVTRWGTVKADFGTGQTSLDGVFAAGDIVRGASLVVWAIRDGRDSAEAILDHLSASASVAAQ
- a CDS encoding complex I NDUFA9 subunit family protein yields the protein MTKLVTIFGGSGFVGRYIARRMAKEGWRVRVATRDPNEALFVKPYGAVGQVEPVFCNIRDDDSVQAAIQGASAVVNCVGVLEEKGKNTFLAVQADGADRVALFAAKAGVENFVHVSAIGASQEGASEYSRSKAAGEAHVLRHMPNAVILRPSIIFGTEDQFFNRFAGMTRWGPVLPIAKANTKFQPVFVDDVAQAAVMGALGTAAPGVYELGGPDVDTFRGLMGRMLTVIRKRRLVLGMPGFVAKLVALFGGWGQTLSLGIVKTPITSDQLKSLSSDNIVSEGAQGFDALGITPRNMSAILPDYLWRFRPSGQYDAIKESAQNLKAYE
- a CDS encoding undecaprenyl-diphosphate phosphatase, whose translation is MPLFHLFLVALIQGITEFLPVSSSGHLILLPRFLGIQDQGQVIDVSVHVGTLVAVILYFWQDVKIGLAGTPRMLTGRIDTPGSKLAFLLMIATIPAIAFGLILKITGLSDAMRSITVIGWTMLIFGIVLYIADQKGGTSKKADDWSLRDAIIMGLWQAVALIPGTSRSGATITAARQLGYNRSDGAKLAMLMSIPTIFASGVLLGIEVIATADVAAARDGAIAAVMSCFAALAALSLMMRLLKSVSFTPYVIYRIALGVVLLVIAYS